In Hymenobacter volaticus, the genomic window CGAATTATCTGCTAGCTGGCAACGTGGCCATGGCTGTGATGCTGCTGTTCACGGGCGCTGCGCATTTTACCCTCACCAAAGGCATGACGCTAATGCTGCCCGAGTGGCTACCCGGCCGCAAAGCATGGGTGTACTTCACGGGTATTGTGGAATTGGTGGCGGCTGCGGGGCTACTGGTGCCGGCCTCGCGCCTGTTGGTCGGGTGGTCGTTGATTGTGTTTTTCGGGTTGGTGTTGCCCGGCAACATTCACGCGGCTTTGCACCACATCAACTACCAAACGGGTACCACCGATGGCCCCGGTCCGCGCTACCTCTGGTTCCGGATTCCGCTGCAACTGTTGTTCATCGTCTGGACCTGGTATTTTAGCGTGTATCTGCCTGCGGCTCCTACTTTCGCGGGTCTTTCTCACTAGCCTTAGCCGCGTGACTTCTCCTGCCTCCCCTACCGCAATGCCCTTAGTCGTGCTAGGTAGCGCCCGCCAAGCCGGCGACACGCAACACTTGGTGGAGCGGGTGCTAGCCGACATTCCGCACACGCTCGTTAACCTGCTCGATTGGCCTGTAGCGCCCTACAACTACCAAAACGACTATCCGAGCGACGACACTTTTCCGCAGTTGGCAGAGCTCATGATTGGGCACCAGGTCTTGGTGTTTGCAACGCCAGTCTACTGGTACAGCATGAGCGGGGTGATGAAGCAGTTCTTCGACCGGTTTACGAATCTCACTGACATCCACAAACAGCTAGGCCGCCAGCTAGCCGGCAAGCACGCGTTTCTGCTCGCCGTTGGCTCCGACAAAGAGTTGCCGGAGGGTTTTGAGGTGCCGTTTCGGCGGACCGTGGAGTACTTCAAGATGACGTTTAGCGGTACTTTGTACCAGTCGCTCAAGCAGCCTTTTCCCGAGGAAACGGCCCACCAGTTTGCGCAGCAACTCCGCGACTTGCGCTAAACAACACGCCTTCACCTTCCCAACTCGCCGCCCTGCATGACCGTTCTGATTCTCGAAGACGAATACCCCGCTGCTGAGCGCCTACAACGGTTGCTGCTGGAAGCCGCGCCGGAGGCGCAGGTACTCGCCTCACTCGACAGCGTAGCCAGCGCACTAGCCTGGCTAGCTGCCCATCCCGCCCCGGACTTGATCTTGTCTGATATTCAGCTGGCCGATGGCTTGAGCCTGGAGGTGTTCGAGCAAACGCTCGTGCGGAGCCCCGTCATCTTCACTACCGCTTACGATGCCTATGCCATTCGGGCTTTCAAGGCCAACAGCGTCGATTATCTGCTGAAACCGGTGAAGCTGACCGAATTGCAAGTCGCCCTCACCAAGCTGCGGGAGTGGCGGAGCCCCGCGGCTTCGCCGCAAGCCGCAGGCATAGCCGACGATACCGCCCGCCGCCTCGAACGCCTCCTCGACAGCCTCCCCCGCCCCGACCGGCAGTATAAAACCCGCTTCCTAGTTCGGAGCGGTGAGCAGTTGCTGCCCCTAGCCGTTGAGCAGATAGCGTGGTTTCAGAGCCGACACGAAAATACCACCCTCGTTGCCACCGACGGCCGCCGCTTCGTGGTCGACTATACGCTGGAACAACTGGAAAGCCTGCTCGACCCGCGGCAGTTCTTTCGCCTCAACCGCCAGTTTATTGCTCAGCTCGCGGCCGTGCAACGCTTGCACTCCCATTTCAACGGCAAGCTGCTGCTCGATTTGCAGCCCGCGCCCACCGAGGAAGTACTGGTGAGTCGGGAAAAAGCCAATGCAGTTAAGCAGTGGCTGGAAGGCTAGCTACCCGTGCCGTTGACTGCTGCATGGGCCAGAAACCAGGCCAGTCCGCCCCCAGCCACTACGCCAGCCACGATACCAGCCACTAGCTCCGGCAACGTATGACGCCGCAACACCAGCCGCGAGGCCGCTACTACTGCTGCCAGCAGCAAAGCCGACACGCCCCACTTAGAATACAAGTGCAACACCACGCAGGCCAGAAAAAATGACAATGCCGCGTGCAGCGAGATTTTCAGCCAGAAATTGACTGCGTAGCAAGTCAGCAGTAGCAGCCAGGCCGCCAGCAGGCCATACCGGAATAGCCCCGCCTGTTGCCAAAACAGAACGCCAGTGGCCAGCCCCAGCAACAGGAGCAGCACTGGATAAAACGACCGACGCTGCTCCTGTTGCGATATATCGAAGTTGGAGTAGGCGCCGCGATACGTTTGGCGGAAACTCCAGATGCCGATGAGTGCCGCCATGGTGGCTACGCTGCCAAGGCTCCATCTGGCCGTTGGGTCGTCGTCAAGCTTTTGCCAAGCCATGAAACTCACAAACGCAGTGCTTGTAAGCAGTGGGTGCCCCAACCAGGAAATTACCGCCGCCAAACGGCGCACGGGTGCAGAAATCATCATGCAGTTCTTATCTGTCCAGCCAGGCCTTGAAAGCGGCCACTTTTTCGCGGCTTACCAGCACGGTTTCACCCTCGGGGGCGGTGGGCTTGAGGATGGTTTGGAGACGAGAATTGGTGTAGTGAATGATGTCGTGGATGGCGTCGGCGTGGGCTAAGTAGGCGCGGTTGAGTCGAAAGAATTCGGTGGGGTCGAGCATCTGCTCTAGCTGTTCCAACGTGTAATCGACCACGAAGCGGCGGCCCTCCCGGGTGTGCAGCAGCGTGACCTTCTCCAAGCTGGCGAAGTAGGCAATTTGCTCTACCGGAATGGCTTTCAGATGCTCACCGACCCGCACCACGAAGCGCGACTTATACTCTTTGGCGGGTTGCGCTTGTTGCAGCACCCGGGCCAGCAGCGCCGCATCGAAGGTGGGCGTGGCGGCTTCGCGCAGTTGCTGTAGTTTGGTGAGAGCAGCCGTTAGTTCTTCCGGGTCGATGGGCTTGAGCAAGTAGTCTACGCTGTTCACTTTGAAAGCCCGTAGCGCATACTTGTCGTAGGCTGTGGTGAAGACAACGGGAATGCGAATTTCCAACCGCTCGAACAGCTCGAAGCTGAGTCCGTCGGCCAAATGAATGTCCAGGAACAGCACGTCGGGCGCGGGCCGCAGGGTTTGGAGGAGTGCTTCTGCTTCTGCTACCGACTCGGCGGTGCCTACCACTTCCACGCGCAATGCCTGCTTTTTCAACAGTTCAGCTAAACGGCGAGCGGCCAGCGGTTCGTCTTCAACAATCAGAGCGCGCATTTCTTGATTTCTTGTTGCTAGGTAAATAAGTGACTGGTGTGCGCAAGCTAGCCTATGGCTGGCAAGAAACGCAGGCGCATGAAAGCTATTTAAGGCACCGCGCCGGCTGCTGACACCGCCAACCAACTAGGAATATCAGCAATTAAAGAGCAGAAACTTCGAGCAGGGGGAGCGTCACGGTGAATTCGGTTTCGGTTTTCGTTACCGTCACGGGCCGCGAGGTCAGGAAGGCGTAGCGGGCGGAAAGGTTGGGCAAGCCCAGGCCCGTCGATTCCTCGTCGGGGACGCGGCGGTAGCGCAGGGCGTTGCGCACCACGAGTTGGCGGGCAGCCGCATCCAACGTGATATGAATGTAGAGAGGCTGCTTCTGGCTGGTGGCATTGTGTTTGAGGGCGTTTTCGAGGAGCAACTGCACGGCCAGCGGCGGCACGAGTAGTTCTTCTAAGTTGGCAGCGAGCGGCAGGTTGATTTCCACTTGCAGCCCTTCGCCGAGGCGGGTGCGCTGCAAATACACGTACGCCTCCACGAAGCGCATTTCCTCGGCCAGTGTCACCACTTCCTGCTCCTGGCTGTCAAGAACGTAGCGGTAGACTTTGGCCAGCTGGCGGACGAAGCGCGAGGCGCGGGCGGGGTCTTCTTCCTCGATGAGAGACGTCAGGGCGTTCAGCGAGTTGAAGAGAAAGTGCGGGTCTACTTGGCGGCGCAAGGAGTCGAGGCGAGCTACGGCGTTTTCCTTTTCCACCCGCTCGACCCGGATGGCCGCTTCGCGCCAATTCAGGAAGAAAGAACGACTGTGGTTGAACAGCGAAATGATAATGGTAATGCCTAAGGGTATCAATACCTGGCCGTACATCTGCGGCCGCCACAGCAGCGCCAACGACTGGTGCGAAAGCAGTAGATAAGCCGCCTGAATTACTAGAACAACCAGCACCGACCCACCTACTTGCAAAGCCACAGTGACCAGAATCCGGCGTAAAGGCCGCTCGGCCCACGAAATATGGGTATTGAGCCATTCTACTGCCAACCAGTTGACAAACCACAGCCCGGCGCTGTAGGCAAAGGTGATAATAAACGTGAAGGCTAGGCGCTTTCCATCCGTCAGGGCTCCCGGGTTCAACACCACCGTGAGAAAGGCCGAAATAAGCACCAACATCCGGAACGCTTTCCAGGTAGTCGCCCATGAATTTGAGATGGACTGGTAACCAGTGGTAAGCTGCGAAGAGGAGTTGGATTGCGCCACGGACAACGGCCAAGAAGTTTCCATCAAAGTAAATGAAAAGACCCATTGGGGAAGCATCACGTAATGAGCCGCTTTTTCCCAACGGGTCAGCCAGTATTAGTTGGAAGCCGTTTTCGCGGCACTTTCCGCCAACAAATTCTTGACGTTTGCTTCGCCCCAATTTGGGCTCAGTACCGTGGCCGGCCGGAACGTAGCGAACAGCGCCATTGCCTTTTCGTAGTGCGGCTTGGCAGCCGCCATTCCGCCCCCAAACATTTTGGGCCGGAAGTTGAAGTCGTTGCCCCGCACCAAGTACACGCGCGGATTTTGCGGATTCGCTTTTTCGGCCTGTCCAAGGCTTTCCCCTACCATCGCCGTGTACTTCATAGCCCGCGCCATCGGCGACACCATAATGCGGCCCTGGTAGAGGTAGGCCTGCATTACGCCTAGCTCCGACGCATCGGCCGCCGGCAAAGCCCGCGCCTGGTCTAGCGCCGTTTGGGCCTGATCGAAGTATTTGTCTTGCTGCTCGCTGTCTTTAGTAAGGAAACCCAACCGCACGTAGCCATACGCCTGATAATAGCGCGGCAACCAGTCGTTGGCCGCTACGGCCGCCGCCCGCTCGAACTTGCTGATGGCTTGTTGGGTAGCCGTGGGGTTGCTGGAACTCAGCATTTCCTTGATGGTGGCGGCCATCATTTGCGAGTATACATCGGTGGTAGCAGTAGCCGTTGTGGGCGTGTCGATAGCAGGCGTCTGCGCTACGGCGGCGAAAGAAGCAGCGCAGAGGACGAAGGCAAGGAAAGGCTTTTTCATGATGCGGAAGCAGTTGAAGTGGTGTATGGCGTTTGACTGTTGTAAAGGTGCACGCCCCCGCTCCCCAAGGAAATTCACGGTTACTGAAGCGTCGGATCATCAGGATGAAGCGTAGCGCGGAGGCACCTATACAATTTGTCAATTCGCTAAGATGGCCTCAATGCTAGCGCCATGAGGGAATTTCAGCTTTGGTGCTAGAGATTTAGACATCTAGTTCCTTGCAGATGAGGAGCTAGGGGTAGCTGACTTGCCGTTGCCAAACTACTCGTCATGCTGAGCGGAGCCGAAGCATCTCGCTCGACTCGTTTGGTTAGCACCACAACCTCAGCATGCGAGATGCTTCGGCTCCGCTCAGCATGACGCTCGGGGTAAACAACCCCTCCTGACCCCTCCTCATCTGAGAGAAACTAGTCTGCTAAACCGTAGATATTAAGTGGAGCAACCTTACTCGGGCCGTTCGTTCACGTCGCCGGGGTTTTTCTTGTTTATCGACACGAATACCCCCACGAACAGCATACGCGGAGCCGTGGGCGTCACGGCGACGCGGTTGAACTGGCCGCTAGCATCGGGGGTGCTGGCGTAGCGGTAGCCGTACACGTTTTGGCGGCCAAGCACGTTGGAGGTGGAGATGTGGACGATAGTGAATTGACCGAACAAACGGGTGAGGTAGCTAGCGTTCAGGCTTACATCCTGATAAGTAGGCAGCACGCCTTGGTTGTACCCTTCCTGGTTGAGGTCGTGGTAGCGGCGCGGGCTGCCGTAGGAGGCAGTAACCCCAAAGAGCGTGTTGAGCTTAGGCACCCAATACTTGCCCACGACCGATACGTTGTGCCGGGCAGCAAACGTGGGTACGGCGCTTACGGGGTCGGCGCGGTATTGGCGGCGGGTGTCAAGGAAGCCGTAGCTCACCCAATACTCCAGGTTCTTCACTGTTTTCCGGTCGCGCCAAAGCACGTCGAGGCCGCGAGCGTAGCCAGTGCCGCCGTTATCGTAGGTGGCGGCATTGCGCATGTCTTGGCCATCGTAGCGGGTAAGGTGGCTGTAGGTTTTGTGGTAGGCTTCGGCTTGCAGCAGCTTGCCGTCGTGGTTGTATTGGTAGGTGAGCACCGAGTGCGTGGCTTGCTCGAAGCGTAGGTTGGGCTGCACCAGCAGCAAACTGTTGTCGGGGGTTTGGTAGAAGCGGCCGTAAGCACCCGAAACCGAGCTATGCTCGCTCGTCTGATAAGCCAAGGCTAGTCGGGGAGCCGCGTTGACTCGGTCAAGTAGCGCCGAGTATTCCACGCGGCCGCCAACCCGGCCGGCCAGCCGGTCGCTTAGTTGAAAATCCGATTCCACGAAGCTAGCCGCGCGCTTTTCCGTGAAGCTGGTTTCGTAGCGAGTATCGGCGTCAGTGGCGCGGGGCTGGTACTGCTGCGTAACTTGTTGCCCGAGGCCTTCTACTCCAAGCTTGAGGTTCCAGCGGGAGCCCGCCGAATCGTTGGTGAGCACCACCCGGCCTACCAGGGCTTGCTCTAAGGTGCGTAGCCGCAATGTGTCGGGTTGCACGTCTTTATCGTCGCGCGACAGTGCTATGCCGGTTTGGATGCTCCAGCCGCGGCGCAAGGGGCTACGGAAGGTGGTGTTGAGGTAGCCGTTGCCGTTTCGTAGCGCCACGGTTTGTTGGCCGGCTGGCTCGGGGCTAGGCTGGCGGATAGCGAGGCATTGGGCGCTCCAGGTACCGTAAACTTTCAGCATACCTGCCTGCCCGGTGCGGTGACTTAGCTTGACGGAACCGCTGCCTGAGCGGGGCGCCTGCACCCACTCCACATTTTGCGGCATCAGCCCGGTGTAGGGCATCAGGTTGGTGTAATCAGCCGATACATCCAACGAAGTTTGCTCCCACCGCTTGGTCCGCGAAGCCCCCACAAACAAGTTGGATACCGATACCCCCGTTTGCGTTTCTTGTGACAAATCCGTCGAATTCAGCAGCAGCACGCCCGACAAGGCCTGTCCATATAGCGCCGAGTAGCCGCCCGTGCTGAACACCGTGCCCCGAAACAGTGTGGGCGAGAATCGTCCTCGTGCGGGCACCGCGGGCACCGACCCGGCGTAGAAGTTCTGCACGGGCAGGCCGTCCATATACACTTTGGTTTCGTTGGCAGCCCCGCCGCGCACGAACAGCATGCCGTCCTCCCCTACTCGGGTGGTGCCCGGCAGGGTGTTGAGCGCACCCGACACGTCGGCTAGCGCACCAGCAGTGGTTTGAATGTCGCGGGTGTTGAGGGCGGCGGAACGCTTCTCGTCACTGGCCTCGAAAGCTCCGGCTGTCACCACCACCGAGCCCAAGGCATGCGGAGTGCCTTCCAGCTTCAAGCTCAGCTTCAGTGGCTGCCCGTTCAAAGTCAGCGGCAACTCCTGCGGCTGATACCCCAACAAGCTCAACACCAGCGTAGCCGCCCCGGCCTGCTGCGTCTCGAACTGAAACGTGCCTAAGGTATCGGTGCTGGTACCGTCGAAAGTGCCGCGCAAAAACACATTGACGCCCGGCAGTGCTTGGCCCGCCGCGTCGCGGACGATGCCGCTGAGATTGGTGGCAGATTGAGCGTACAGCCCTGCGGTGGGGGCTAATAGCAGGAACAGTGAGAGTAGTAGACGTTTCATGGCAGTAGCAGCGAAGTGACACTCAAATGTGAGCTACTGCTTAAGCCAATGAAATTTGCGGTTACCGAAGTGCCAGATTATGGAGATGAAGTGTAGGAAAACCTACTTATCAACTCATCCCGCTCCGGATGCAGTGATTCAGCAGTTTACATTAATTCCTCAGCTACTAAGTACTGATATTGGTAAGCGCCTGGAATAGTAATGTCAATAAGCTCCTCCCTATCTTGTGTCGGCTTATCTACCCACCACTGCTATGCACATTGCTTCCCTCAACGTTGGTTTGCCTCAAGAATATGTTTGGAATGGCAAGACCGTACGAACCAGCATTTTCAAGCAACCTACCTCGGAGCTAGTGCAGGTGTATACAGAGCACTTGGCGAATGATGGGCAGGCCGACCTCCACGTGCACGGCGGTCCTGACAAAGCCGTGTATGCGTATCCGCAAGAGCATTATGCGTTCTGGCAAGAGTACTTGCCCGCCGAAAAACTAGTGCCCGGAGCTTTCGGCGAGAACCTGACCACTGTTGGCCTACTGGAAAAGGATGTGCGGATAGGCGACTTATACCAGATGGGCACGGCCGTGCTGATGGCTTTTCAGCCGCGCCAACCCTGCTTTAAGTTGGGTATTCGGCTGCAGGATGACAGCATGGTGCAGCGCTTCGAGAAGTCGCGGCGCAGTGGCATCTATTTCCGGGTGCAGCAGGAAGGCGTGGTGCAAGCCGGCGACGTCATCACACTAGTGCAGCGTTCCACCTACAACGTTACCATTCAGGACATAGTTGACAACGGTAGCGTAGAAACCCCCGATCCGCACAAGATTCAGGAAATCTTGGACATGCCGTATCTGACGGTGTCTTGGCGCAAGCGCTTCACGCTGATGCTAGAAGGAAGCCGTTGATTTTTGTTGGATGACGTAAGTACTTCGGAAAGCTTGTTGCCCGCTTTAGCGCGTGCAGCAGCTTGGTTCGAGTTACTTGGCATCTACTTCAATCCACTTTATGAGCACTTTCTTTCGCCGCATTTTTCAGGTTATTGATGGCAACAAGAAGTTCGTCGGCGACGGCTTCGATGTAACTAGCCCGATGCCAGGGCCGCGTATCCGGCAGCTTAGCCCCTACCTGCTTATCGACCACACCGGCCCGATGCAAGTAGCGCCCACCGATGCGCCGTTGGGTACGCCGCCGCACCCGCACCGCGGCTTCGAAACCGTAACGGTGGTGTACGAGGGCGCCCTGGCCCACCGCGACACCGCGGGCCACAGCGGCACCCTCGGCCCGGGCGACGTTCAGTGGATGACGGCCGGCGCGGGCCTCCTGCACGAAGAGCGCCACGAAAAAGAGTTTGCCCGGCAAGGCGGCACACTGGAACTGCTGCAACTGTGGGTGAACGTGCCCAAAAAGGACAAGCTGGCCCCGCCCCGCTACCAGAATATTCGGAGCACCAGCATTCCTAGCCTGTCCCTGCCTGGTGGCAACAGTAGCATCCGCGTTATCGCCGGCGACTACGAGAATCTTACCGGCCCCGCCGAAACTTTCTCGCTCATCACGCTGCTGGACGTGCATCTGGCTCCCGGCGTGGAAACTACCCTGCGCCTGCCAGCCGACTACAACGTGGGCATTTATGTAGTGAAGGGTGCCATTACGCTGCACGGCAACCGGCCCGCTGTCATCAAACAACTGGTGGTGTTTGGTTGGGACTCGACCGACATTCAAGTCAGGGCCACCGAGGAAACAGTTTTACTGGTTTTGGCCGGAGCACCCATCGAGGAACCACTGGCAACGTACGGCCCCTTCGTGATGAACACCAACCAGGAATTGGTACAAGCCATTGCCGATTTTGAAAGTGGCGGCATGGGCAAGTTTCCGGAAGATGAGTAGCTGGCAGGTGCTTGCTGAGCTAAATTGACAGTGGTTGCGGGTGGGACCGAGAATGTATATCTAGCATCGTCGCTCCTTTCGGTGGAACGGCAGTTTGATTCTCAAGGCCCTCCGGTTCCATCCGCGTTTCAGCTGCCGTGCTGCAGCATGGTTCCACTTCATCCATACGCCCCGTGTCCAGCCCGTATGCTCCTCTGCTTGCCCACATTGCCCGGTACGTAGCGCTAACTCCCACCGAAGCTGACCTGCTCCAAACGTACCTGACGCGGCAAACCATTGCCCGCAAAGAGCATCTGCTCAGCGAAGGCCAAGTATGTACGGCTAACTACTTTGTACTGCGAGGCTGCCTCCGTACTTACCTCGTCAACGAAAAAGGCAGCGAGCAAACCATCTTGTTTGGCATCGAAAACTGGTGGCTAACCGATTATGCCAGTCTCGATATGCAGACGCCGTCTCAGTTCTTTATTCAGGCGGTAGAAACTACCGAGGTGGTGCTTTTCGAAAAGCGGGTGCAAGAGGAAGTGCTACGTCAGTTGCCGCAGCTAGAGCGGTATTTCCGCATCCTGCTGCAGAAGTCGGCGGCGGCAGCGCTGTTTCGGATCAAATTTCTCTTCAGCTTGTCGGGGAGGCGCGCTACTATCATTTCAACAGCGCTTTTCCGGGGTTTGTGCAGCGGGTGCCGCAGTATATGTTGGCTTCTTATCTAGGCTTTACGCCGGAATTTCTCAGCAAAATCAGGGCAAAGGTGGGCCACGAGTAAAACCGTCATTTCTTGAACTAGATTAAGTGGATTCCGTTGGCCACCTCGGACATTTGAGGCATACTTCAACCCACTAAAGTTCATGAAGATGCGTCTCAACATCCAGCAAACCGAACCCGAAGCCTACAAAGCCATGTATGCGTTAGAGAAGTACCTAAGCTCTTCTAAACTCAGCGGCACGCACAAAGAATTGATTAAGATGCGGGCCTCCCAAGTAAATGGCTGCGCCTACTGCCTCAATATGCACTCCCGTGACGCGCGCAAAGCCGGCGAAACCGAGCAACGCCTGTATCTGCTATCTGCCTGGCGCGAAACTACCTTGTTCACCCCCGAAGAGCAAGCCTTGCTGGCTCTCACCGAGGAAGTAACGCTCATCGGTCAGCACGTGTCCAATGCCACCTATCAGCAGGCCGCTGCCTTGTTTGATGAGCACTATTTGGCGCAGGCCATCATGGCCATCGTCACAATTAACGCCTGGAACCGCATTGCCATTACAACGGAAATGCCCTTGGAAGCCTAAAAACGGAGCAGTTGACTTGCTTGCCCCTTGCGGACTTTCCTCGAACCTTCTCTCACTGAAAAGCAAACTGCCTGCACACAACGGCGCCCATACCGCAATGGTATGGGCGCCGTTGTGTGCAGGCAATTTAGTTAACTATCGGGCTCTTAGAAGTCTATTGCCCGATTTCGTTTCAGCTAATGAGTCTGACTAACAGATACCTTAGTCGGCGTTGCCGGTAGCACCATCGTCGGTGAATTCGCCCTCGTTATTGGGGTTGTGCACGGTGGACTCGGCCACTTCTTGGTTCAGGGCCACGTCTACGGGAGCTTCAGCGTTGGGAGCTGTTGGGCTGCCCGAGGCTTTGGCACCACCTTTACCAGTCAGGAACGACCAGTCTACCTTGCCTTTGGTTAGGTAATAAGCACCAGCGGTTACGGCCGCTACGCCCACCCCTACCAAAGCATTTTTCTGCTTTTTGGTTAGGTTCAGGTTTTTCAGGTTAGGCAGGTTGCCGAGGCCATTTGCTTTTTTGGACTTGTTTTTTTTCTTAGCCATGAGGTAGAGCTGAGAGCTTGATTAAGAATGAAGGCTTGGTAGAGAAGGCCTGTTACGAAGGTGTGACAGGTGGTCGTCGGTAAGCAGTAGAATGCGCAACAACCCTTCCCGACCGCGCTGTAGGTGAATTTATACGGCAGCAGCGGCAGTTGTGATGCCGATTTTCTGAATCAATGCACTGTTTCTGGCTCACTGGCTCCTAAAAGCGTCGCCCTCTGCGACTTCCCAAAAATGGGCTTGAGTTTTAGGAAGCTGGCAATGGTTTGGCAGCTGGTCCTACAAACTTGCCCAAAGGCCGGCTCGACTATAACTTAATTAGCTGCCGAAGAGTAAGGAAAGCCGCCTTTCAAGAAAGCTTTCTATCCGAACCTCTTACGAATTCATGCAGCTACGACTTGTTGTTTTATCTATCCTGTGGGGTATGCTGATGAGCCCGGCAATAGCGCAAACCGTTACGGGTCCGCAGGGCGAAAAATTCACGGAGCGGATAGTGGCCCGCCAACTCAGCGACCCGTGGGAAATAACGTACGGCCCCGACAACTTCCTGTGGATGACCGAGGCCAAAGGATACCGCGTCAGCCGCGTTGACCCGGCCACGGGCAGCCGCAATGTGTTGCTGGACCTGAGCAAGGAGCGCCACTTTCCGCGCTACGACAAGATTCCGGACTCAGTAGATGGCGGCAAACCCTGGCCGCAAGGCGGCCTGATGGGGTTGGCACTGCACCCGCAATTGCTGCAAGGCCAGCCCTACGTGTACCTCACTTACATCCATTCGTTTGAGGGCGCCAACCAGCCCGGCAAGGGCAGCCGCCCCAACCACGGCGGCAACTTCTTCACGGCCCGTTTGGTGCGTTACGAGTATGATGTCGCCAGCCAAACCTTGCGGCGCCCTCTCGTGCTCTGCGACACCATCCCGGCCAGTAACGACCACAACGCCGGCCGCCTGCTGATAGCTCCGGTTGCCGGCCGCAACTACTTATTCTATTCGGTAGGCGACCTAGGCGCCGGTCAGTTCGAAAACGGTGGCCGCCCCAACCACGCCCAAAGCATCAGTTCCTACGAAGGGAAAGTACTGCGTTTCAACCTCGCGCCCGATGCCGACGCCACTCCGCAGACCCGCTGGATTCCGAACGACAATCCGTTCAGCACCAAACGGCAAAGCGCCGTATGGAGCACTGGCCACCGCAACGCCCAAGGGCTGGCGTATGCCGTAGTAGGCGGCACGGGTCGGCTGTACGCATCGGAGCACGGGCCGTTTTCGGATGACGAACTCAACCTCGTCGAGAAAGGAAAGAACTACGGGCATCCGTTGGTGTTGGGCTTTGCCGATGGCAACTACAACGGGTTGGCCGCAGCAGCTTCCGAACACACTGATTTGCCCGGTCCCTGGCACACCACCTACCCCACCATCGGCAGCGAGCAAGCTAACGCCAACGCTCTTGGCGCCACGTACCGCGACCCGCTAGCCACGCTCTACCCACTCAACCACGACTTTCTGACTACGGTACTCACTCGCACCCGCGCCCACGACCCCGACGAACCCACTTGGAATTCGGAAGCGCCTAGCAGTTTGGCGGTATACACGGCTACGGCCATTCCGGGCTGGCAAAACTCTCTTCTGATTCCGACCCTGAAACGCGGCAAGCTGGTGCGTCTCAAGCTAAACGACAACGGCACCGCCGTGGCTAGCGACACGATGATGTACTTCAAAGCTCCCGTCCGTTACCGCGACCTAGCCGTTTCGCTCGACGGCACCAAACTTTACCTCGCCACCGACAGTGCCACCATCACGTCTGGTCCCTCGCAGGATGCACCTAAGGGCACGGTGTGCAAGGGCTGCATTCTGGAATACACGTATGTAGGCGGCGGCTTGGCTACTAACCCATCGGTGGCTGACCGAAAAACGCCGAGCCCGGAAATGGCCTTGCGGGAAGCCACAACTATGGTGCAGAAACTGAAGCCAAAGGACCGCCGCGTGAAGCGCGCTGGTTTGCCGCCAGCTCAGCGCCCGATGTTTGATTTGCTGCTCAAGCCCGTCCTGACCGCTCAGGAAAAAACCGAGGCGCAGCAAAATGCACCTGCCTTGCTGACCGGGCTCCGGCAGCAGATGTAAGCACCACAAGCTATTGTGCCGTAGTGCGGTACATGACGTCGGTTCGGAGTACGTATTTCACCCCTTGTGTTACTTCGCTGCCCTCGTGGTAGAGGCTATGCAAAAAGAGTAGCGCCATGCCCTGTTTCGGCTGCACTCGCAGACCTTGGAAAGTGGTGTCGCCACCTTGAAAGTTGTCGTTCAAGTAGATCATGAAAGTGAAATAGCTTGACTCCAACTCATTGCGGATATAGCTCTCGTCATAGTGGCCTTTAAATTGGTGCCCACGCTGGTAGCGGTAGAACCGGAACAGCTCGTTGAGGCCAATGGCGTTGCTGTTGCCTATTTGG contains:
- a CDS encoding 2OG-Fe(II) oxygenase is translated as MALSEGIGYELAKVNTSGGARVITGIRNNNRAFHKSEELAEQLWDKVQPFVPAQIGNSNAIGLNELFRFYRYQRGHQFKGHYDESYIRNELESSYFTFMIYLNDNFQGGDTTFQGLRVQPKQGMALLFLHSLYHEGSEVTQGVKYVLRTDVMYRTTAQ
- a CDS encoding PQQ-dependent sugar dehydrogenase is translated as MQLRLVVLSILWGMLMSPAIAQTVTGPQGEKFTERIVARQLSDPWEITYGPDNFLWMTEAKGYRVSRVDPATGSRNVLLDLSKERHFPRYDKIPDSVDGGKPWPQGGLMGLALHPQLLQGQPYVYLTYIHSFEGANQPGKGSRPNHGGNFFTARLVRYEYDVASQTLRRPLVLCDTIPASNDHNAGRLLIAPVAGRNYLFYSVGDLGAGQFENGGRPNHAQSISSYEGKVLRFNLAPDADATPQTRWIPNDNPFSTKRQSAVWSTGHRNAQGLAYAVVGGTGRLYASEHGPFSDDELNLVEKGKNYGHPLVLGFADGNYNGLAAAASEHTDLPGPWHTTYPTIGSEQANANALGATYRDPLATLYPLNHDFLTTVLTRTRAHDPDEPTWNSEAPSSLAVYTATAIPGWQNSLLIPTLKRGKLVRLKLNDNGTAVASDTMMYFKAPVRYRDLAVSLDGTKLYLATDSATITSGPSQDAPKGTVCKGCILEYTYVGGGLATNPSVADRKTPSPEMALREATTMVQKLKPKDRRVKRAGLPPAQRPMFDLLLKPVLTAQEKTEAQQNAPALLTGLRQQM